The DNA region CACGAACATCGGCGGCATCGGCGGTGAGTACGCCACGCCGATCCTCAACTACCCCGAGGCGGGGATCCTCGCCGTCGGCGAGATCAAGCGCAAGCCACGCGTCGTCACCGACGACGAGGGGAACGAGTCGATTGAACCCCGCTCGGTCATGACGCTCTCGCTCTCGTTCGACCACCGCCTCATCGACGGCGCCGAGGGCGCGGCGTTCACCAACGAGGTCATGAGGTACCTCGAGAACCCCGAACTCCTGTTGCTCGAGTAAGCGCGCTCGAGCGTTCTTCTCTACGGAGCAGTGCAGTTAGTTTGTCAGTGACACGAAGATCACGATTACGTATCGCTTAAATACGATTAGCGTGGTCCGTGTGTACATGGTACAGCCACACCCGTTCGGCGCGTGGTCGCTCCTGCCGCCATTGCTGGCGATTCTGCTCGCCATCCTCACCCGTCGAGCCATGCTCTCGCTGTTTCTCGGCGTCTGGTCCGGAGGCATGATCGTCGCCTGGGATAATGCAGAGAGCGCCCTCGATATCGCCGCCGTCCCGCTCGTCGGCGTGATCGAGGCGTTCGGCTGGATCGTCGCCTCGTTCGGGGACGACACGTTCCACGCCGAGATCATCACGTTCACGTTCCTGCTGGGTGCCGGTATCGCGTTGGTCTGGCGAATGGGCGGCTCGATCGCCATCGCCCGCGCCGCAACGGATCGCGTCGACTCCCACCGGCGGGTCGGCCTGGCCGCGTGGCTGCTCGGGCTGGTGTGGTTCTTCGACGACTACGCAAACACGGCCATCGTCGGCTCGGCAGTCAAGGACATCGCTGACGAGATGCGGATGTCTCGCGAGAAACTGGCCTACATCCTCGACTCGACGGCCGCGCCGGTGGCGACGTTCGGCATCTCGAGTTGGGTCGCGTTCCAGATCAGCCTCATCCAGACCGAATACGAACAGATCGATGGCGAAACGCCCTCGGCCGTGGCGACGTTTCTCTGGTCGATCCCCTTCAACGTCTACTGTCTACTGGCGCTCCTGATGGTCCTGATCGTCGTCCTCACCCGTCGCGACTTCGGGGAGATGCTCACCGCGGAAACGCGCGCCAGGGAGACGGGTAACGTGACACGCGAGGACGCCACGCCACTCCAGAGCATGAAGGAGGATCTCGGCGAACCGGTCGTCGACGATCCGCTGGTGCGAACGTTCGTCGTGCCGGTCGCGGCCCTGGTAATTGTGGTCATGGGCGGGGCGACGATCACCGGCTTCCAGGCCGCTGGGGTCACGCCCGCCGAGGCTGTCTCGGGCGGCGACGCGCTCATCACCCTCGTGGACAACGTGAACTTCACGGGCGCGCTCGTTTGGGGCTCGTTCGCCATGGTCGCGACCGCCGTCGCAATGTCGCTGTACTACGGCGTGATGGACCTCGAGGAGTCGATGGAGACCGTCCTCGACGGGTTCGGAATCATGCTCACTGCCGTGAGCATTCTCGTCCTGGCGTGGTCGATTGGCACCGTTGCGAGCGAACTCCAGACCGGCCAGTATGTCACCGACATCGCCGCCGGCTTCATCACGCCGACGCTGCTGCCGGTCGTCGTGTTGCTGACGACCGCCGTGATCGCCTTCTCGATCGGCACCTCGTGGGGGACGATGGGGATCGTGACGCCGGTCGCCATCCCGCTGGCCTACGAGGTCGGCAACGGTTCTCCGGAAATGTTGGCGCTCGCCGTCGGAACCGTGTTCTCGGGGGCCATCTTCGGCGACCACTGTTCGCCCATCTCTGACACGACGATCCTCTCATCGACGTTCGCCGGTGCCGACCACATCGACCACGTCCGAACCCAGCTATACTACGCGGTCACGGTGATCTTCGTCGCCATGATCGTCTACCTGACGTACGGTCTGTTCGGCCTCTCGCCGTTCGTCCTGGTGCCCCTCGGGGCGGTCCTGCTCGTCGGGCTGGTGTACGCCCTCTCGGAACTCGACGCCGGGCGCAAGAACATCTCTGCCAAGCCGTTCGCCGGCACCCAGCGCCGGGAAGCCTCCAGCGACGACTGACTTCAGGTTGCTCGAGCCGCACGTTTCCGATTCGTTCGTCTTCGATAACCCGGTATTTCGGATCGGGCGTACCCCTTCTTGCCGTGCGAGCCCGTAACACAGCGTATGAAGCGCAGCCCTGTGACTCTCGGTCGAAGTGCTGTCGACGCCCTCAGGCCACCGCCGCGCCTCGTCGACTGGTCGATCTTCACCATCGTCGTACTCGAGGTGGTCTCGGGGCTGGCGTCGTTCACCGTCGGCAGGCCAGAGGGGTGGCCGTTCTTCTGGCTCCACCGGATCCTCGGCCTGACGCTCGTCGTCTTCCTGGGGTTCAAACTCGCCAGGGTTCGCCACCGACTGACCGATCGCCGGCTGTGGCGTCGTTCCACCGTTCTGTCGGTGCTCACGCTGGTCGCGGCAACGGGCGCAGTTGGCACGGGCGTCGTCTGGGTATTCGGCGCGGACGCCCGCATCGCGTACTGGACCCTGCTGAGCGTTCACGTCGGGTTCGGCCTCACGCTCGTCCCCCTGATGGCGTGGCACCTCGCGACCCGGTTTCGACTCCCGCAGCGGGGCGACTTCGACCGTCGGCGGACGACGCTCGCTTACGGGGCGCTGCTTCTCGGTGGAGCTGCCGCCTACCGAGTCCAGGAGACCACCAACCGACTCCTCGAGACCCGCGGCGCCGATCGGCGGTTCACTGGCTCACAGCCGCGACGCGGCGACGGGAACGCGAGCTTCCCGGTCACCTCGTGGGTCGCGGACGATCCAGACCCGATCGACCTCGCTGAGTGGACGCTATCCGTTCAGGGTGAGGTCGAAACGCCCCTCGAGTACGGTGTCGACGAGCTGGCCCCGGACAGTTCCGAAGAAGTACTCCTCGACTGCACGAGCGGCTGGTACACCGTCCAGCACTGGGGTGGCGTTCGCGTCGGCGACCTGCTCGAGACGGCTGCTGCCCGGGCAGACGCCCGATACGTCCGGTTCGTCTCGGTGACCGGCTACCGGTGGTCACTCCCGATCGAGGAGGCGCGAGCGGCGCTGCTCGCGACGCACGTCGGCGACGAACCGCTGAGCCACGGGCACGGAGCGCCGATGCGACTCGTGGCGCCCGGTCGCCGCGGCTTCCAGTGGGTGAAGTGGATCGAGCGAGTCGAGGTCCGTCGCCGCGCCGATCCGGCCCAGTGGCTCGCGACGCTGGTGAGCGGGTTCGAGTGAGACGCGCTCGAGTGTCGGGTCAGGAGAATGAGGCCGCCGATCCGGCGGTCTCGACGGGTCAGTGGCGGATTCCTGGCGACTCCTTATACGGGTCGGACCCATCAGTCGCCGCATGAGCATCGTAACCGAGTTCACGCTCCCAGCCGAGGCGTTCGCCCTCGAGGAGGCACTCGAGACGGTCCCGGACCTCACACTCGAGGTCGAACGCCTCGCCACCCACAGCCGCGAGTGGGTCATGCCGTTCCTGTGGGTGACCGCGGACGACCTCGACGCGGCGGAAGCGGCGATACAGGCCGATTCTTCGGTTACAAAACTGAAGACGATCGATCGTACCGGTAACGTCGGCTACTTCAACGTCCACTGGACCGAACGCGTCCAGGAACTGATCGACCAGGTCGTCGACCAACACGGCATTGTCCAGGAGGCAGCAGCGACGAACGGAACCTGGTATCTCAAACTCCAGTTCGTCGGCCAGGGGCGACTCGAGTCGTTCCAGCACTATTTCGACGAACAGGGTTACTCCTTCGAACTCCAGCGGCTCTACGAGTCAACGGATCCGAAGGAGCGCGAGTACGACCTGACGCCCCAGCAACGGGAGGCGATGGTCATCGCACTCGAGATGGGCTACTTCGCGGTTCCGCGCGAGACGCAGATCGCCGAACTGGCGGATGCTCTCGACATCTCGACCAACGCCGTCTCACAGCGGCTCCGCCGGGCGACGAACAACCTCACCAGAAATACGCTCACCGTCTCTTCGGAGCGAGCCGAAGGCCTCGAACGGTCATGATTCTATCCTCGGCTATAT from Natronosalvus rutilus includes:
- a CDS encoding Na+/H+ antiporter NhaC family protein, translated to MVQPHPFGAWSLLPPLLAILLAILTRRAMLSLFLGVWSGGMIVAWDNAESALDIAAVPLVGVIEAFGWIVASFGDDTFHAEIITFTFLLGAGIALVWRMGGSIAIARAATDRVDSHRRVGLAAWLLGLVWFFDDYANTAIVGSAVKDIADEMRMSREKLAYILDSTAAPVATFGISSWVAFQISLIQTEYEQIDGETPSAVATFLWSIPFNVYCLLALLMVLIVVLTRRDFGEMLTAETRARETGNVTREDATPLQSMKEDLGEPVVDDPLVRTFVVPVAALVIVVMGGATITGFQAAGVTPAEAVSGGDALITLVDNVNFTGALVWGSFAMVATAVAMSLYYGVMDLEESMETVLDGFGIMLTAVSILVLAWSIGTVASELQTGQYVTDIAAGFITPTLLPVVVLLTTAVIAFSIGTSWGTMGIVTPVAIPLAYEVGNGSPEMLALAVGTVFSGAIFGDHCSPISDTTILSSTFAGADHIDHVRTQLYYAVTVIFVAMIVYLTYGLFGLSPFVLVPLGAVLLVGLVYALSELDAGRKNISAKPFAGTQRREASSDD
- a CDS encoding molybdopterin-dependent oxidoreductase encodes the protein MKRSPVTLGRSAVDALRPPPRLVDWSIFTIVVLEVVSGLASFTVGRPEGWPFFWLHRILGLTLVVFLGFKLARVRHRLTDRRLWRRSTVLSVLTLVAATGAVGTGVVWVFGADARIAYWTLLSVHVGFGLTLVPLMAWHLATRFRLPQRGDFDRRRTTLAYGALLLGGAAAYRVQETTNRLLETRGADRRFTGSQPRRGDGNASFPVTSWVADDPDPIDLAEWTLSVQGEVETPLEYGVDELAPDSSEEVLLDCTSGWYTVQHWGGVRVGDLLETAAARADARYVRFVSVTGYRWSLPIEEARAALLATHVGDEPLSHGHGAPMRLVAPGRRGFQWVKWIERVEVRRRADPAQWLATLVSGFE
- a CDS encoding helix-turn-helix domain-containing protein; this encodes MSIVTEFTLPAEAFALEEALETVPDLTLEVERLATHSREWVMPFLWVTADDLDAAEAAIQADSSVTKLKTIDRTGNVGYFNVHWTERVQELIDQVVDQHGIVQEAAATNGTWYLKLQFVGQGRLESFQHYFDEQGYSFELQRLYESTDPKEREYDLTPQQREAMVIALEMGYFAVPRETQIAELADALDISTNAVSQRLRRATNNLTRNTLTVSSERAEGLERS